The genomic interval CACCATCGCGAAGCCGTCCAGCCCCAGGAGAACCGCGCCACTGAGTGGAACAACCCCCGTGATGCCCGTCGCGCCTGTCTGAACCGTGGCCGAGGCCAGCTCCGTTCCGCCCCGACTGACCACCAGGCGCCCTGGAGTGAAGACCTTCACCCCCAAACGCGCGGGATAGGCCAAGGGCGATTGTGCGTCATCGGGCGGGGGCTGCCCGGGCTCCTGCTTCCGCGCGGAGACAAAGTCCCACGCCGGCAGCATCCACTGCGCTCCGAGCGGGAGACCTGACAGCACGATGTCCTCACTCGGATGCAGTATCTCGACGTCCTCCGCCGCTTGAAGCACCTTGGTGGGCGGAGAGGTTGAATAGTCCTTCGCATAGAGTTCGAAGCGCACTCGCCCGCCCTCTGTCCCCACCAGCAGAGGCAGGATGCGCTCGGCGTTCAAACTCGCGGGCAGGATGAGGTCATTGTCGGCGTCGCGCTCGTGCCCTGAAAGGTCGAGGACCGCATCTCCCGGAACCTGGGGCTGGACAGCCACGCGGGCATAGAGCTGATCCGAGGTCTGGTTCTTCGCCGAGAACGACATCGCGACGTCCGTCGTCAGCGCCATTCCTCGAGGAGGAAGATTCCCGCCCCCGGTGAGCCGGCGTTGGAGCGTCAGCGTTGGAGTCGTAGAGGTGTTCCAACTATACAAGTCACGAGCACAGCACACCTGGACCAGTTGGCCATTGGCTCTGCGCTCAAAGGCGATGGCCCGCAAATACACTCGCTGCCACCCATTCTGCACCAGGAAACGCTGCCGGAAGAGCACCGTTTTGTCGTCGTCTCCGGGTTCAGTGCCTATCGTGGCAGGTGCCGCCTCAACGAAGTCCAGCACCGCATTGGCGGTCGACGAGGTCCAGATGCCGACCGCGACATTCGCCAGGTCATCTTCCTTCCCCGTCACAGGGACCCAACCCGGGGCACTCTGTGGCCACCTCAGGATTTGAACTGCCTTGAGCTTGGGGCTGGACGTTAGATAGGTCCCATTGAAGTCATCGTTGCTTGTTGTCCGGAAGGTATAGCGCTGCGTCGAATTGACGTCGATCCAGACGGTCCGGCTCAGCGAGCCCACCGTCATCGTCACGTAGTAATAGCCGGTGCTGGGGCCAGGAATGTAGCCGGGCCCTATCCACCCATCCGTGTCCGACCACTCCTCCATGGTCATGAACTGCATCGGGTTGGTGGGGTCCAACACTTGCGGAGTCGTCACGTCCTGAAAGCGGAAGAACCGACCCGTTGTATCGGCTTGGGTCCAGGCCACCTTCTTGTTCACACAAGCATTTCCGTACTGGTCCAGGACCTGTCCGAACAGAGGTGAAACGAGCTGAATCCCTGGCTCCTGGGCTGCCGTCACGTTGCCAAGGCCCGAGATCTGCGCGGGCGCGTCCGGCAGGCCCACCTGGACGAAGGACGATGGCAGATTGAAGGTCTGGGTACCGTTGGACGTCTCCGCCGTCACCTCGTTGTACCCGAGTCGCAACACATACGGCGTTGCCTGCCGCACGAAGTAGGACCGCAGAATGTTGGTATCCGGCAGGACCCGAACCGAAGCCAACCCATTCGCATCCGTGAGCACCGCCAACTGCGCCTGGGGTGTCGTGCTCCCCATCACAGGGAGGAACCGAGGCTGTGAGGGCGCTTGCCCCTTGAAGGTGACCGTCGCCCCCAGCACGGGCTCCCCATTCACTGTCGTCACACGAACCGTCACGGGCTGGGGGAGTGGCTGCCCTACGACGCCCTCCTGCAGGTCCGTCGCGACGATCTTCTCGATGCGTGCCACCTGCCCCACATCCTCAACCGCCAGCCCACTCTCCCAGAGCAAGGCTTTCGCTCTCAGGCCTTGGATGGCTTCAGACGAGTTGTCGCCCCAAACCATACGCCAGGCACGGGCATAGCCGCCTCGCAGCTCCGTCGTGAGCCCCTCCACCAGGTTCGCGAGTTCCACCTGGGCTCGCTCACGACGCGCCTTCTCACCCTCTCGCTCGACTCGGAGGGTCTTCAGTAGCGCCTCGGCGCTCCGCAGCGCATCGCGCGACTGCTCAAGAGCCGCTCGCTCGGCATCGGTGGGCCAAGGCAGATGCCAGAACCGCTCCCACCATGAGGGTTGCTGGGGCAAGGACAACTCGGCCTTCGCCAGCGCCTCCAAGAACTGGATTTGCGCGGCGTCGCGGTTGGCCTCCCATTGCGCCCGCGCCTCCTCGTAGGCCCTGGTCTGCTCATTCCGTTCGACGCCACTGTCTCGACGTGATGCCAACCGGCCACCATCGACGGGCGAGACCCGCTCCTTTTGAGCGGACAAATCCAGCCAACGCGAAACCCCATCATCCGCGAGTGCCGACATGCTCCCCAGCAGCATCAGCCACAAAAGCGCACACTTGCTCGACATCATCGAGTCCCCCTCTTCAACACGCCTCAATGCCTATCCAGACCACTACACCGCGCAATCGACAAGAGTCAATTCCAGACTCAAATCCGTGCAACCACCGAAAATCGCGATGCCCCACCTGAATGCAAAACCAGACCACCGCACCATCTATTGAAAGAGCACCGGGTCTGACCATCTCATTTCCAGGACGAGGGTCCGGCGGATTGGAGCCCTCATGGTCGGCCGCATCGCATCGACACGACGGCCCGAACCGCACCAACCCTTGCGTGTCTGTGGAAATCTTTGCGCCGGCGCAAGCACGAGCCGAACTCAGACTTCGGCTGGCCCACGAGCCCCTGAGCGGACGGCTCCACGGGCCAGACCCGGCCCCCGGACCAGGCACCCAGATGCCTCAGTGCGCGGCACATCCACCCGGCCCGACACGTCACACCCTGGCGGGGCACGCGCCACACAGGCTCTGTGCGCTAGCCATCACTCTCCACTCGCAATCACAGTGACGCACCGCGAGACACCGTCACACGGGCTCCCGCACGCTCTACACTCGCGGGCGAGCCTTCCGCCCCCGCGGAGAGGTCCTCGCTCGAGGTGACCATGCACTGCGAGCTCTGCCTCCTGGAACACGCCACGAACGCGCGATGCCCTCACCGGCCTCGCAAGCCGCGCCCCTCTTCCCACCATCACGGCACAGCCCAGCCCCACCCCTGCCCGGCCACCATCCGCGTCCAGGGCCTCCAGGCCCAAGGTGTTGAAATCGACCGGGGCGGACTCTTCCTCAGCTGCGAGGAGCCCTTCCCGCCCCTCTTCACCCGCCTGGAGCTCACCCTCCGCCTGGCGGGCGAGGACTTCACCTGCACCGGCGAAGTCGTCCGCCACGTCGACGCCGCACACGCCCGCACCTGGGGCAGCTCCGCGGGCATCGGCGTCCAGCTCCTCCCCGCACCTCCCCGCCTCCGCGAGCTCCTCTCCCGAGCCCGCGCCTCCCACCTCACTTCACGGTGAAGGCCCGCGACGCCCCGTAGTACGGGCGCACCCGCCCATCCCAACCGGACTTCCACTCCCCCTCATGCAGGATGCGATACGTCCCCGGCGCCGCATCCCGGGGGATGTCCCACTCCACCGTCACGTGTGAGCACCCCAACGTGGGCACACAGTTCTCCCGCTCCCACCGGTAGCGCGTCTCCCAATCACTGTCATCCGCCACGTCCACCCACGCCCCAATGGCTCCCTTGCGCTGGACCCGCAGATACGTCCCCTCCAACCGCAAGTCATTCTTCGGATGCGCCCCCCAGAACGTCACGCTCGCCGTGTCCCCGCGCCCATAGGACGCCTTCGCATCCGTGAGCACATCCCCGAACTCCACCCAGAGCAGCTTGTCGTCGAACACCACCCCCGGCTGAAGACTCGCCTGGATGTAGCGCAGGTCCGGCGGCGTGGGCCCCGGTGACACCGGCTTGCCCTCCCGCATTGACGCCGCCATCGAATCGAAGCCCTGCTGAATCGCCGCCAGCGTCCACGGACCGAAGTGCGTCGAAGCCCCCTCGTAGTCCTGCCGCGCATACTCCTCGCGCGTCGCCACATATCCCGCGTAGTCGTTCGACAGGCCCGCGATGATGACGTCCGTGATTCCCTTCGGCGCGAGCTGCTCCAGCACCGTCTGCCGCAAGCGGCGCCCCGACATCGTCGTCATCTCGAACGGCACCCCCACCAGCGCGAGCGGCCCCACCGTCACCAACTGGAACGGCAATACATTGGGCGTCCACGGGTGCGGCTTCATGCTGCCCATCTCCAACACAATCGGCTTCTCCCCCTGACACGGCGTCGTGGTGAGCGAACACGTGAACTGGCCCCACAGGTCATGCACCGCCGAGCACGACGCCCCCTCCACCCCATACCCCGGGCCATCCTCCGCGCCCGCAATCATCGACAGGCCGATGGCCGCCGGGCACGTGCGGTGCTGCTGCCCATCCGTGAACGCGGGCGCCACGTCCACCGCGTCCATCTTCACGAACGTGTGCCGGTAGTCCACGCCCCCCGTGAGCGGCGCCCCCGTCTGTCCCCACAACTGCGTGGCGAAGTCGAACTGGCGCCGGGCCGAGATCTCCGTGTCCTCGAAGTCGTCCGCCCCACCGCCGTTCGTCCCGCCCAGCACGTTGGGCGTCACATCCCCCTCGTTGGACTGGGCAAAGGCAGCCACGAACGTATCCCCCGCGTCGTGGGCCTTCTCGAACAGGGACGAAGCCAATCCCTTGTTGTCACCGCTGATGTAGTGATTGGTGTTGCCCATGGACGTGGCGTGGACCGCGAACCAGTTGATGAGCCCCACGTCTCGCCCGTCCGTCCCCGTCATGCGCAGGAGCGTCATCCGGGTATCCACGTCCTGCGCATACCGCGCCCGCTCCGCCGCGGGGTTGAGACGGTACGCCTCCGGTGAGCGATTCCGGCTGGCCCCGAGCAGCTCGCCCGACGCCATGCGCAGCGTCCCCTCCCCCAGCCGCGAGTGCGCCCGAGAGATGGACGTGACGATGCCCGAGACAATCGCGTCGAAGTTCTGCGGCACGAAACCAAACGTGCTCAGGTTGTAGAACGTGTGATGTGAATAGCCCCCCGGCCCCGAATGCGTGTGCGTGGCGCTGATGAGCACGTTCTCATCGCTGTAGACATCCCCGAAGCGCGCGCGCAGCTTCTCCACCACCTGCGTCTTCACGCCCTGGAAGATCATCCCCAGGTCCGCGCTCACGAACGCCACGCGGCGGCCGTTGCACGGGGACGCGATGACGAAGGCGCGCGAGCGCAGCCGCTGGTGGATGCCATCCGTCTGCTGGGAGAGCTGGCCGTAGCCCATCATCCCCACCTCCGCCGCGGGCCCGGTGATGTCCCCCATTCCCGCTCCCACCAGGAAGCGCGGGTTGCCCGCACAGCTGTCCTGCGGGCCAGCGCTCACCGGCGCGGCCGCACTCGCCCTCGGGGCGACCACCCCCACGACGAGCCCCAGCACCAGGGCGAACCGGACGAGCTGTGCACACATGCTTCCTCCACGGCGAGTCTGAGCGGCCTCTCCAACGAGCACGAGCCCCTCAATAAGGACTCTCCCGCCTCCCCGCACCCGTCCAGAGACACCCCGTCCACCGTCCCACATTCCCCCCAGCCCCACCCTCCGCGAGGCAGCGGGAACCCACACCCGAAGTGCCTCCGGCCAGCCATCTGCCTGCCCGTCAGGGCCCCTGGCGGAAAGTCCACTTCAGCGCCACTTCTTCAGAATTGTTTTCACTCGCCGCAATTCAATGACACTCAACACTCATGGCGTGGTTTCCGACAAAGGCCTGACTCCCTCTGTATCCTGGACGAAGGCAACCCACCCCCGCCATTCCAGACACAACACTCCGCCCCAAGTCTCGAGGAGCTGGCCATGAAGCGACTGTCGGTTGTGCTTGTCCTTGCGTGCACGATGCTCTCCACGACGGCATCCGCTCAGCTCTCCACCCGGTGTTTCACGGACGACCAACTCACCACGCCGGTGCTGGCCCAGGGCCGCAACAACTGGGCCCACAAGTGCGGTTACATCAACCAGGCCAAGCGGGACTTCCTCAACAGCGAGGGTGAGTACCAGGTGTTCTCCGGCGGCTGCTTCTCCTTCGCCTCCACCGGCCCCACGCCGACCTGCTCCTTCTTCATCCCCGCCGACGCCAACGCGCCGTGCCTCGCGGACCTGGTGAAGCTGGGGACGTGCGTGACGGGGTGCTACACCGCGCGGGAGAAGGTGGCCTTCCAGAGCGGGTACTGGCCCATCGAGGACGCATACCTCGCCGGGGTCCGCACCGTGACGGCGCTCGACAAGGACGCGACGCTCGTCTCCCCCTCCACGGGTGAGCAGCCCATCCGCGCCTTCGTCGCCGGCGACACGCGTGAGGATGTGTTCGCGCTGGAGACCACGGATGGCCGCCGCGTCGAGGTGACCGCCGAGCACCCCATGGTCACCGCCTCGGGAGAGATGGTGAAGGCCAAGACGCTCCAGAAGGGAGACCTGCTGCTCGGCGTCCGCGGCGAGAAGGTGGAGCTGCGAGACATCTCCGTGTTCCGCTACGAGGGGAAGACCTGGAACGTGCAGCCCACCAGCCACGAGAAGATCGAGAACGTGCTGGATGTGGAGGGGCTCCTGACGGGCTCGGTGCGCTTCCAGAACGAGTGGGCGGAGGACCACTACCGCCTGTCGCTGCGGGACGAGGCGCGCGTCGACGACCTCTGAGTGAGCCGTCTCCCGGAGCCTCCCCGCCATGCGAAGCCTCCCACGTGGGTCCACGACAGCGGTGACACAGGGGCTCGCGCTGGCGTGGAGCGCCCTGACGCTCGCGATGGGGGCGTGTGGCCCGATGGAGGCGCCGCTCCTGGACGAGGACGAGGAGGGCACCCTCTCCCACCGCTACGGGCCGCTGATGCCACAAGGTGACTTCGCGGCCACCGTGACGCGCTACGAATACGAGTTCGCGACACAGACGGGCGCGGCGCGCTCCGTGTTGATGCTGGATGTCGCCCCCCCCGGAGGCGACTGCTTCGTGGTGAACGCCCCCGAGGGGCTCACCGACTTGCGCTGGAATGGCGCGCTGCCCGTGCGCGCGGAGTCGACGCCCGACGGCATCCGCGTCTGCGGTCCGGGCCTCTTCGCGGGACAGGTGAAGCTGGAGGCCCGGTTCATCGTGCCCCTCCAGACGTATGACTTCACCCAGGTGGGCTTCTCCCGCCGCTTCGACCGGGTGGGCAGCACCTTCAGCTATCTTTTGAGCTGGATTGGCGCCTGCGACCTGCTGGGCCCCTGCGACGACCGGACAGACCAGCTCACGCAGTATGTCTTCACGGTCAAACACGCCTCCAACGAGCGGGTGTTATGCCCGGGCAAGAGGACCCGCCCCAATTCGACCACCACCCGGTGTGAGCTGACGGGGCTCACCAAGGCGCCCACGTATTCGTCCTTCGCGGTGGCCTCCAATCCCGCGTGGCGCTCCAGCACGTTCACGGAGGTGCCCGGCAAGTTCAAGCTGGAGCTCCACGAGGTGCCCGGCGGCAAGCTGGCCTCGGCGCTCGACGCGTCGGAGGTCCGCGAGTACCTGAGCTGGGTCATCGGTGAGCTGGGCCCCCTGCCCTACGGCACGGAGCTGCGCGTCGCGAGCGCGCCCACGGAGTGGCTGGGCGCGGAGCACCCCGCGAACCTCATCCTCCGCGAGGACCTGCCGGACCTACGGCGCGACTACGCGAACATGACGATGCACACGCTCATGCACGAGGTCGTGCATCAGTGGGCGGGCAATCGCACCACGCTGTCGAGGCCCCTCGACTTCGTGTGGAAGGAAGCCATCGCCGAGTACCTCACGTACCGCTACGAGCTGCTGGCGCGCCCTCCCGGCGAGGCCCAGCAGACGCGCGCGCACTGGGACCGGCTGGCGCGCACCGCCTCGTACTACCCGCAGCCGCAGGACGACCCGCAGCCGGTCTTCCTCTCGTACTCGGCGGATGTCTACGGCACCGGGCCCATGATTCTCTTCCTCCAGTTGGAGCCGCTGCTCGGCGAGGACACCGTCCTCCAGGCCATCAAGGACTTCCTGCACCAGCCTGGCGACCGGAGCGTCGCGGACCTGCGCACCGCGCTGGAGCTCGCCTCGGGTAAGGACCTGGGCCCCTACTTCAATGCCTGGGTCCACGGCAGCGGAGACCCGGACTGGCCCTTCTTCGACGTGAGCACCGAATCACACGACGGCAAGGTCACCCTCACCGCCGTCCAACGCTCCCTCTCCGGCAAGTCGTACCCCGTCTCCGTGGACGTCCTCATCGAGGGCGCCACCCGTCAGCGTGTCGTCACGCTCGACTACGGACTGGCTCCCGAGTCGGACACCTTGCGCGTGACGGTGCCCTTCCCCGAGCCCGTGAAGCACGTGACGGTGGACCCGGAGAACCGGGTGGTCAATCGCAGGTTCCTCGGGCTCGACACAGAGCCGCCTCCCGAGCGGTGGCGGTTCTAGGTCCTCCTGGCTTCATCGCGCCGTCGTCATCCCTCATCCGCCATCCGCCATCCAAGCCAAGGAGTCGAGCCCATGAACGGACCACCCTCCAAGACGCCACGGCACGGGCGCATGTTGGGGCCGGGACTCGCGATGCTCGCCCTCGGGGTCGCGGGGCTCGCGGTGTTCGCCACGCGGACATCTCCCGAAGCACCCGCGCCTTCCCAGCCGGCCGCGTCGCCGGAGACCACGGCCCGCGCGCCCGCGATGGCGGCCATCGTCCCCGCGCCTCATCCACGGCCGGCGCCCTCCGCGCCCGCGCCTTCCGAGCCAGCGGTCTCCGAGGACGATGAGGAGGACCCGGTGGTGATGGAGCGGCGCGAGGCCGCGCGGGAGTCCGCGCGCCAGTACCGGGCTGGACGCTTCAATGCGTTCTTCCGCAAGGCGGCCTTCATCGAGGAGTTCACGCGGCAGGGGCTCGCGCGCATCCATGGCCTGAGGGACGAGCTCGCGGATGTCTCGGCCCTGCGGCAGTTGCCCGAGGATGCGCGGTTCCTGGAGGACAAGCCCGAGCCCGTGCTCGAGCGCATGGCGATGATTGACCTGCTCTTCGAGCTGGCGCCCTCGGAGCGCGCGGCTCGCGAGGCGATGACCTCGCTGGCGCTCTCGCCCATCGACAGTGGATTGCCGGACTCGGTGAAGAAGGGGTTGGTGGGAGAGAAATACGACTTGTTGTTTCGCCTCGCGCAGGTGGACCGTCAGCTGGCGGTCGACACCTTCGCGAAGCTGGAGAATCCCAAGCTCAAGAACCTGCTGCGAGAGGCGCTCATCGCCGGCCTGGCGGAGTCGGGGGCCAGCCCCGATGAAGTCCAGCGGATGACCGCGCACCTGTAGTCGCAGCCGTCATGACCCAGGAGGACCGTGTCTGCCCGAGGCGGACAGGGCCTCGTGTGTCCCGCAGTACCAGCCCAGCCGGTGTCCGACGACGACCCGACCGACTCACCGCTGTCCCCCACCCGTCGGCAACACAAGGCCACCCCACCTGCGCTGGAGCCATGAAGCAACACCCACCTGTAGACAAGGAGCGCGTCGTGACTCGGACTTGGAACAAGGGATGGATGGGAGCGTGCGTGGCCCTGTTGGGCGCCGCCTGTGGCGACGCTCCCATGGCCTCGGACAGCACGGCGCAAGCGCTGTCCTCCCCAGGAGACATCGAGGTCGTCAACACAGACAAGGATGGCACCCCCACCTTCATCCGGGGACGGTTGGGACAGCTCACCCCGCACCTCGCCGCGCGAGGGACCCCGGACGCGCTGCGCACCGTGGCCTCCGTGTTCGGCCTGAGCGCGGAGGAGCTGACGGTTCGCTCCAGCCGCGCGGATGACCAGGGCGCGACACACGTGCGCTATGACCAGACACACCACGGCGTCCGCGTCATCGGCGGGGAGCTGGTGGTTCATGTCGACAGCACGGGTCAGGTGTACGCGGCCAACGGCTCGGCGCGAGGTGCGCGTGAGCCCTCCACCCTGATGCGCCTTCCGCTGTCCGCCGTGAAGCACGCGGCGTTGGAGGGGATGGAGCAGCTCGTGGTCCGCGGCGAGCCACGCTTCGTCTACTTCCTCGAAGCGGGGGGCACGCTGGCCTCCGCCTACGAAGTCACGCGTGTGGGCGTGCGCGACGGGGACCCCGCCCGGGACCTGGTCTACGTGGACGCGGCGTCCGGCCGGGTGCTCGACGTGCGGCCTCAAATCCACGCGGGGATGAACCGCCGGGTCCACTCTGCCAACGGGAGCTGGATGACGCCGGGCACCTTGCGGCGCACCGAGGGCGCGGGCCCCACGTGGGACGGGCACATCGACCAGAACTACGACCACATCGGCACGACCTATCAGTGCTTCGAGACCGTCTTCGGCCGCGACTCGTTCGACGACCGGGGCGCCGCCATCACCAGCACCGTCCACTACGGCGACGGCTACGTGAACGCATACTGGGACGGGACTCAAATCGTCTTCGGGGATGGCGACGGGTTCAGCTCGGGGGAGCTCGGGTTGGATTTGGACGTGGTGTCGCACGAAATCGCCCATGCCGTGACGCAGTACGAGTCGGGGCTCGTGTATCGCAGCGAGTCGGGCGCGCTGAACGAGAGCCTGTCGGACATGGTCGCCGCCATCTGCGAGAGCTGGTCTCGCGGCGGGGCGCTGGACGCGGATGTCTGGAAGATTGGCGAGGACATCTGGACGCCTCACGTGAATGGGGACGCGCTGCGCTACATGGACAGCCCCACGCGGGATGGTTCGTCGCGGGACTACTACCCGGAGCGGTACACGGGCTCGTCCGACAACGGTGGCGTGCACTGGAACTCGGGCATCCCGAACCTGGTCTTCAAGCTGCTCGTGACGGGCGGCCCGCATCCGCGCGGCAAGACGGCCACGTGGGTGAATGGCATTGGCATGAACCGCGCGGCGCAGACCTTCTACTTCGCCGCGACGAACTACTTCACCGCGACGACCACCATGTCCCAAGCCAAGGCCTACACCATCCAGGCCGCGCAGGACCGGTACGACGCCTCGGTCGTGAGCGCGGTGCGCGACGCCTGGAACGCCGCGGGTGTGCCGTAGGCGGAAAGCCATCCCTGAGTCATCCCCATACCCCAAGGAGCCATCATGAAACCTGTCGTCCTCACTGTCTTCCTCTTCTGTCTTTCGAGCACCGCGCACGCGCAGCTCTCCACCCGCTGTTTCCAGGATGACCAGCTCACCACGGTGGAGCTGGCCCGGGGCCGCAACGCGTGGGCGCGCAAGTGTGGCCTCATCACCGTCGCGCGCGAGGCCTACCTGAACTCGGAGAACGAGTATCAGGTGTTCACCAATGGCTGTCATTCGTACCCGGCCGTACCCGAGGGCTCCACCTGCACCTTCTTCGTCCCCTCCGTCGAGTCGGCCCCCTGTGTGGGCAACTTGAACAAGCTGGGCACCTGCGTCGCGGGCTGCGTGACTCCGACACAGAAGGTCGCCTTCGGCGGCAGGATGGTGCCGGTGCCGGAGGCGTATACGTCCGGGCTCACCACGGTGTCGGCGTTGAGCGCGGACTCGGAGGCGGGGCTGCTGCGCTTTGGCGAGCAGAGCATCCGCAGCTTCGTCGTGGGTGACACGCAGGAGGACATCTTCACGTTGGAGACCCAGGAGGGCCGCCGCCTGGAGGTGACGGCGGAGCACCCCATGGTCCTCGGTGATGGGACGATGGTGAAGGCGCGCACGCTGAAGGTGGGCGACACGCTGCTGGGCGCCGACGGCGTGAAGCTGCACCTCAACCGCGTCACGGTCTTCCGCTTCAAGGGTCAGGTCTGGAACGTCCGGCCGGAGAGCCACGTGAAGCTCGAGAACGTGATGAACGCGGAGGGTTTCCTCACCGGCTCCGTGCGCTTCCAGAACGAGTGGGCCCAGGACGACTACCGCCTGTCCTTGCGCGACGACGTGGACGTGGGCGGGCTCTAGGAGGCTGTTGAAGAGGCCCGGTTGGATGGCATGAGGCCGGGCCTCTCGTGGACTCCAGGGGGGCTTCCCGACAGCCTGCTAGACTGCCTCCGTCCTGGAGGCTGCATGCACCCGAGAAGACTTCACCGGCCCCTCGCGTCCCCGCTGTTCTCACTGGCCGCCAGCGTCGCGCTGGCTTGCGCCGCGGGCTGTTCGGACGACGACGGCGTGGACGTCCCCAACCCGTTGACCCAACCCAAGGACGGGCCGCCCGCCGGCAACCCGAACGCGGAGGCCACATGCAGCGTGCCCGCTGAGGCGGGGCTCGCGGACGTGTCCAGGCCCACCACGGTCGTCGGGACGGGCACACCCGCCAGCTGTACCTCGGACGCCTTCGTCGACGCCGTGGCGAAGGGCGGAGTCATCACCTTCGACTGCGGTCCGGAGCCCGTCGTCATCACGCTGGACCGCACGGCGAAGGTCTTCAACAACAAGGGGCCGGACATCGTCATCGACGGCAAGGGCCTGGTGACGCTCAGCGGAGCGGGCAAGCGCCGCATCCTCTACATGAACACCTGTGACGCGGCGCAGGTGTGGACCACCTCCCACTGCCAGGACCAGGACCACCCCCGGTTGACGCTCCAGAACCTCACCTTCGTGGACGCCAACTCCAAGCAAGACACGGAGTTCGATGGGGGCGGCGCCGTCTGGGTTCGCGGCGGGCGGCTCAAGGTCATCAACTCGCGCTTCTTCAACAACGTCTGCGCCGACACGGGCCCCGACGTCGGAGGCGCCGCGCTGCGAGTGTTCGACCAGTCCGAAGACCAGCCCGTCTACGTGGTGAACACGACCTTCGGCGGCAAGGAGGGCTACGGCGGGGCCGGCTCCAACGGCGGCGGCATCAGCAGCATCGGTGTGTCGTGGACCATCATCAACAGCCTCTTCTCCCACAACCGAGCCATCGGGAACGGCGCCAACCCCGCCCGACCAGGCACGCCAGGGGGCGGCAGCGGCGGCGCCATCTACAACGACGGCAACCGGATGACGCTGTCCCTGTGCGGCACACGCATCGAGCACAACGAGGTCAACGCCCACGGCAGCGCCATCTTCTTCGTGAGCAATGACCACTCAGGCGACATCCGCATCGACCGCTCCGTCATCCGCAACAACCGGGGCGGCTCCTGGTACGAGACCTATCCGCAAATCTCCAACCACGCGGACACACCCATCCGGGTGAC from Myxococcus stipitatus carries:
- a CDS encoding PilZ domain-containing protein — encoded protein: MHCELCLLEHATNARCPHRPRKPRPSSHHHGTAQPHPCPATIRVQGLQAQGVEIDRGGLFLSCEEPFPPLFTRLELTLRLAGEDFTCTGEVVRHVDAAHARTWGSSAGIGVQLLPAPPRLRELLSRARASHLTSR
- a CDS encoding neutral/alkaline ceramidase → MCAQLVRFALVLGLVVGVVAPRASAAAPVSAGPQDSCAGNPRFLVGAGMGDITGPAAEVGMMGYGQLSQQTDGIHQRLRSRAFVIASPCNGRRVAFVSADLGMIFQGVKTQVVEKLRARFGDVYSDENVLISATHTHSGPGGYSHHTFYNLSTFGFVPQNFDAIVSGIVTSISRAHSRLGEGTLRMASGELLGASRNRSPEAYRLNPAAERARYAQDVDTRMTLLRMTGTDGRDVGLINWFAVHATSMGNTNHYISGDNKGLASSLFEKAHDAGDTFVAAFAQSNEGDVTPNVLGGTNGGGADDFEDTEISARRQFDFATQLWGQTGAPLTGGVDYRHTFVKMDAVDVAPAFTDGQQHRTCPAAIGLSMIAGAEDGPGYGVEGASCSAVHDLWGQFTCSLTTTPCQGEKPIVLEMGSMKPHPWTPNVLPFQLVTVGPLALVGVPFEMTTMSGRRLRQTVLEQLAPKGITDVIIAGLSNDYAGYVATREEYARQDYEGASTHFGPWTLAAIQQGFDSMAASMREGKPVSPGPTPPDLRYIQASLQPGVVFDDKLLWVEFGDVLTDAKASYGRGDTASVTFWGAHPKNDLRLEGTYLRVQRKGAIGAWVDVADDSDWETRYRWERENCVPTLGCSHVTVEWDIPRDAAPGTYRILHEGEWKSGWDGRVRPYYGASRAFTVK
- a CDS encoding Hint domain-containing protein; protein product: MKRLSVVLVLACTMLSTTASAQLSTRCFTDDQLTTPVLAQGRNNWAHKCGYINQAKRDFLNSEGEYQVFSGGCFSFASTGPTPTCSFFIPADANAPCLADLVKLGTCVTGCYTAREKVAFQSGYWPIEDAYLAGVRTVTALDKDATLVSPSTGEQPIRAFVAGDTREDVFALETTDGRRVEVTAEHPMVTASGEMVKAKTLQKGDLLLGVRGEKVELRDISVFRYEGKTWNVQPTSHEKIENVLDVEGLLTGSVRFQNEWAEDHYRLSLRDEARVDDL
- a CDS encoding M1 family aminopeptidase, with protein sequence MRSLPRGSTTAVTQGLALAWSALTLAMGACGPMEAPLLDEDEEGTLSHRYGPLMPQGDFAATVTRYEYEFATQTGAARSVLMLDVAPPGGDCFVVNAPEGLTDLRWNGALPVRAESTPDGIRVCGPGLFAGQVKLEARFIVPLQTYDFTQVGFSRRFDRVGSTFSYLLSWIGACDLLGPCDDRTDQLTQYVFTVKHASNERVLCPGKRTRPNSTTTRCELTGLTKAPTYSSFAVASNPAWRSSTFTEVPGKFKLELHEVPGGKLASALDASEVREYLSWVIGELGPLPYGTELRVASAPTEWLGAEHPANLILREDLPDLRRDYANMTMHTLMHEVVHQWAGNRTTLSRPLDFVWKEAIAEYLTYRYELLARPPGEAQQTRAHWDRLARTASYYPQPQDDPQPVFLSYSADVYGTGPMILFLQLEPLLGEDTVLQAIKDFLHQPGDRSVADLRTALELASGKDLGPYFNAWVHGSGDPDWPFFDVSTESHDGKVTLTAVQRSLSGKSYPVSVDVLIEGATRQRVVTLDYGLAPESDTLRVTVPFPEPVKHVTVDPENRVVNRRFLGLDTEPPPERWRF
- a CDS encoding M4 family metallopeptidase; protein product: MTRTWNKGWMGACVALLGAACGDAPMASDSTAQALSSPGDIEVVNTDKDGTPTFIRGRLGQLTPHLAARGTPDALRTVASVFGLSAEELTVRSSRADDQGATHVRYDQTHHGVRVIGGELVVHVDSTGQVYAANGSARGAREPSTLMRLPLSAVKHAALEGMEQLVVRGEPRFVYFLEAGGTLASAYEVTRVGVRDGDPARDLVYVDAASGRVLDVRPQIHAGMNRRVHSANGSWMTPGTLRRTEGAGPTWDGHIDQNYDHIGTTYQCFETVFGRDSFDDRGAAITSTVHYGDGYVNAYWDGTQIVFGDGDGFSSGELGLDLDVVSHEIAHAVTQYESGLVYRSESGALNESLSDMVAAICESWSRGGALDADVWKIGEDIWTPHVNGDALRYMDSPTRDGSSRDYYPERYTGSSDNGGVHWNSGIPNLVFKLLVTGGPHPRGKTATWVNGIGMNRAAQTFYFAATNYFTATTTMSQAKAYTIQAAQDRYDASVVSAVRDAWNAAGVP
- a CDS encoding Hint domain-containing protein, whose product is MKPVVLTVFLFCLSSTAHAQLSTRCFQDDQLTTVELARGRNAWARKCGLITVAREAYLNSENEYQVFTNGCHSYPAVPEGSTCTFFVPSVESAPCVGNLNKLGTCVAGCVTPTQKVAFGGRMVPVPEAYTSGLTTVSALSADSEAGLLRFGEQSIRSFVVGDTQEDIFTLETQEGRRLEVTAEHPMVLGDGTMVKARTLKVGDTLLGADGVKLHLNRVTVFRFKGQVWNVRPESHVKLENVMNAEGFLTGSVRFQNEWAQDDYRLSLRDDVDVGGL